CTGTCTGATCCCTTGTCCTCCGGCATTCGCGCCATTGTAGAGCAGGGCGCAAGGGATGGCGATCCCAACCAAAATAATCTTATTGCGTCCAACTACATCTCCGATATCACCGCCGAGGACGCGGCAATATCGCTCGTTGATTCCTGGGGAACGCCCCGGGGCGTTGAGGTGCGAAATAATGTGATAACCAACAGCACCACCGCGGGGATAAAAGTCTATAGCGGGTCCGCCCTTTCGCTGTACAACAATACGATTTACAAATCGGGAGACGTCGGGATTGTGATCAAAGGCGGGACGGTCAGCGTAATAAATAATTTATTGTTCAACAATAACACCGGCGGCGCGCAAAATTCATTTAGCGGCGCGGTGTCGTCGTCGAACAACGCCTATTCAGGGTCCTGGAGCGGAACCTGTACGGCCTGCGTGCCGGGAATCACCGCGGCTGATCTGGTCGATCCGGTGAATTCTGATTTCCACCTGTCCGCCGCGTCCAAGGCAAAAGACGCCGGAATGACATTGTCTTCCTTCAACGATGACATTGAAGGAACGCTGCGGCCGCAGGGTTCGGCGTGGGACATCGGCGCGTATGAATTGAAGATCGCGGGTGCAGTGGCGTTAGCGTCCCCAATCCCTCATGACGTGGCCCTGAAAATAACCCTTCCGAACGCATTTAACGCATTTGCGGTTATAACCGTGGACGGCTCGAAGTTGCAGCAAAAAGGCGCAATCCGGATCTCAATCTACGGCGCCGACGGCCGGTGCGTCGCTAACGGGGCAATTTCGGGCAGCAGATATTTTTGGGACACCAGGAAGTTCTCAAATGGCGTCTATTTGGTAAAGGTCGAATGCGGCAAACAGATTTTTTCCCAGAGGGTTTTGCTCTCAAGATAAACGCTGTGGAATGGCGCGGCGGTTGAATTCACAAAATGATTTTTTATCAATGGATCAGGGTTGTACAGAATTTTAATGTTAAAAAAGAAAAGGCACTCGTACGAGTGCCTTTTTTAACTGGTGGAGGTGAGGGGAATTGAACCCCTGTCCGAAGAGTGATCCAAGTGGGCCGCTCCATGCTCAGTCTGCCTATTGATCTCATCTCCTGCAGCGCCAGCAGACAGGCTCTGCAGAAGACCAGCCCCGGTAAGTTTCACCAAACAGTCGGGACACCCTGTTTGGCTAGCGTTCAAGCTTGTATCTTCCGCCCGGCGAACGCCAGCCAAACGGAAGATCGGCCGCCTTTAATTAGGCAGCCATTGAGTAAGAATAATCGTTGGCGATTATCTTTGGTGTCGGATGATTAACGAGGCCAACCGACATCCTCGGCATGCTGCTCAAATCTCACGCTCCCCGTCGAAACCTGTGCACCCCCTTTACAAATTGCGGATTGACGATTGTGGAATGAAAAAACGCGTCACCTTTTAAATATACTTCCTTCTGATTGATCCAAAGCGATTTTGGTTCGATTGCGTCCCTCATTTATCATCTTATCACTTTTACCACTTGTGAAGCGCATTGTCCCTCTGTCTGCAATCTTACAATGTACATGCCGGGATTAACCTTGACTCCCGAGGAATTCGTCTGGTTCCACACGACTGCGGAATTCTGCGGTACTGCTTGGCCGCCCCGCCAAATAACCTTTCCCGCCATGTCGCATATGGAAAGCCGGCCCTGCGTCTGGCCGCCGATCATGATGCGCGTTGACGCACCCGGGCCCGGCCGCACGCTCAGCAGGCTTCTAGCCTGGTTTACATAAAGCGGCTGCTCAACGGCGTTCTTCTTGTTGATGTTGATCGCCGCGTAGGTCATGTCGCCTTTGTCAAAATTGGGCAGAAACGGGCTGCTGGGTCCCGGCACCGGCCCGGTTTTGGTGTAATAATACAGCGTATCCGTGACCTCCGCCTGGCCCGCGATGAGCTGCGCGAAGCAGACAACGGGTATTGCCTTGACCCAAATGGAATCGGTGTGGTACAGCGATTTGATCATCGCCTGCGTGGATGAATCGATGGGAAGCGAGGCAAGCGCGATGCCGGTGTCCATTTTGGCGCCGCTTGCCACCGAAAGGTTCACCCTGCTGCTGTAGGCGATCCACTGCGCCACGGTGTTTGCGTTCAGCTTGAGCGAATCGGTGTTGTCGATATTGTGCGCGCTGAATGTCTTTCCCGGAAAATAGGCGCTCCATCCGTTGTCCTTTGCCATGGGCAGCTTCCGGGACATGTAAATCGCAAGCGAGTCCTGCATCAGGGTCATGATCTGGGACGGGTCGTTGATGAGCGACGACATCTGGCCCAGCTGGATGCCGGTCGCTACGTAATAATCGGAGGAGAGCACCGCCCATCCTGCGGGAAGCCCGTAACCAATGTGCAGGCTGTCGCGTGAATAGGACTGCGTTGCGGTGGACGTAGTGGTGATGACGATGAAAATGTCGGTGAACAAAACGGAAATGGTGTCGCCGGGCTTTGCCGCCGCGGGATGCGAAATGATCTGGACCCGGTCCACGCTGCACCCGGCGAATAATCCGAAAACGTATAAGAGCAGGATGACTTTGAGGATGTTCATGCTTCCTCCCGTTTTAAAACTTTCGGATTTTAATGGTATCAAGCAGATCAAACCAAATATATGGTGATCTATACTATAAGATAGCAATAAAAAGGGGAAAATACCAAAGAATAAATAATGAAAAAAGGGAGGACCTGAGGCCCTCCCTTTTACAAAAGAATCAATTCCTGATCAGTCAAGATAATCCAGCACTATCCTGAGTATCCTTCTGATCGGCTCGGCCGCGCCCCACAGGAGCTGGTCGCCCACGGTGAACGCGGTGAGGTACTTGGGCCCCATGATCATCTTGCGCATCCTGCCGACGGGCACCGTGAGTCTGCCCGACACCGCGGTCGGGGTGAGCTCATTGAGGGTCGCCTCCTTGTTGTTGGGAACGACCTTCACCCATTCGTGCGCACCCGCGATGAGCGCCTCGATGTCGGCCATGGGTACGTCTTTCTTGAGCATCACGGTAAGCCCCTGGCTGTGGCAGCGCATGGAGCTCACGCGCACGCACTCGCCGTCGACCGGAACGGTCTTTTTGGTGCCGAGGATCTTGTTGGTCTCGGCGCAGCCTTTCCATTCCTCGCGGGTCTGGCCGTTCTCCATGGGCTTGTCGATCCACGGGATGAGGCTCGCGGCGAGCGGTACGCCGAAGTTCTCGACCGGCATTTTCCCCGAGCGCAGTTCGCCGGTCACCAGCGCCTCGTATTCGAGCGCGGTCGCTGCCGGATTGTCAAGAAGCGGTTTTGCCGCGCCGCTCAGGTGCGCCATCTGCCGAACAAGCTCGATCATGTTTTTCGCGCCCGCGCCCGAGGCTGCCTGGTAGGTCATGGTAGATATCCAGGACACGAGTTTCTTTTTGAAAAGCCCGGCAAGCGCCATGAGCATGAGGCTCACGGTGCAGTTGCCGCCGATGTAGTCCTTGACGCCGGCGCGCAACCCTTTTTTGATCACCTTGAGGTTGACCGGATCCAAAACAATGATGCTGTCGTCTTTCATGCGCAGCGCGGAAGCGGCGTCGATCCAATAGCCGGCAAATCCCTGCGCACGCAGTTTGGGGTACACCTCGTTGGTGTAATCGCCGCCTTGGCACGTGACGATAATGTCCATTACCGAAAGTTTGGCAAGGTCTTTCGCATCAGCGAGCGGCGGAACCGAAAGCCCGATCGACGGGCCTGCGCCGCCCACATTCGAGGTGGTAAAGAACAGCGGCTCAAATCCCTTGAAATCACCTTCGGCTTTCATGCGCTCCATGAGCACCGAACCCACCATGCCCCGCCAGCCCACAAATCCTACTTTTACCATGATCGTCCTTTCTGAACTATTACCGAAAAAGATAATTGATTATTTCCTATTCGTTAACGCCTTAATCTAAACCGTCGACTTCTGCACCGCGGGAATTATTACGCCCTTTGGCAGACCGTTGAACCCCGTCACCACGGTCTTGATGCCGGCGTCGCGCATTTCCTCCTCGGCGCGGATGAGCGGGTTGTAGTTCTGCAGGTTCCGCTCGCCGTTGGGCGCGCCCGCCTTGAACCACAAGCGCTTGCACACCGATCCGTACAGAAGCGGCATGTACGGCAGGAACTCCGACGACCCCTCGGTTGACCGGTGCGAAAAGAACGCGGAGAAGCCGCCGTCCTTGATGTTCTCGATCGCCTCCTCAACCGACGAAACGCCGACCTTTTTCAGTTCGGCGAGCACGATGTCCGTGTCGTTGCGCGCGGCAAGGAACCGCTCCACGCGCT
The Chitinivibrionales bacterium genome window above contains:
- a CDS encoding T9SS type A sorting domain-containing protein is translated as MNILKVILLLYVFGLFAGCSVDRVQIISHPAAAKPGDTISVLFTDIFIVITTTSTATQSYSRDSLHIGYGLPAGWAVLSSDYYVATGIQLGQMSSLINDPSQIMTLMQDSLAIYMSRKLPMAKDNGWSAYFPGKTFSAHNIDNTDSLKLNANTVAQWIAYSSRVNLSVASGAKMDTGIALASLPIDSSTQAMIKSLYHTDSIWVKAIPVVCFAQLIAGQAEVTDTLYYYTKTGPVPGPSSPFLPNFDKGDMTYAAININKKNAVEQPLYVNQARSLLSVRPGPGASTRIMIGGQTQGRLSICDMAGKVIWRGGQAVPQNSAVVWNQTNSSGVKVNPGMYIVRLQTEGQCASQVVKVIR
- the asd gene encoding aspartate-semialdehyde dehydrogenase, with the protein product MVKVGFVGWRGMVGSVLMERMKAEGDFKGFEPLFFTTSNVGGAGPSIGLSVPPLADAKDLAKLSVMDIIVTCQGGDYTNEVYPKLRAQGFAGYWIDAASALRMKDDSIIVLDPVNLKVIKKGLRAGVKDYIGGNCTVSLMLMALAGLFKKKLVSWISTMTYQAASGAGAKNMIELVRQMAHLSGAAKPLLDNPAATALEYEALVTGELRSGKMPVENFGVPLAASLIPWIDKPMENGQTREEWKGCAETNKILGTKKTVPVDGECVRVSSMRCHSQGLTVMLKKDVPMADIEALIAGAHEWVKVVPNNKEATLNELTPTAVSGRLTVPVGRMRKMIMGPKYLTAFTVGDQLLWGAAEPIRRILRIVLDYLD